A part of Saliniradius amylolyticus genomic DNA contains:
- a CDS encoding pyridoxal phosphate-dependent aminotransferase: protein MKSIKKSDKLQDVCYDIRGPVLTEARRLEDEGAKVLKLNIGNPAPFGFDAPDDILKDVIHNLPTAQGYGDAKGIYSARVAVMQYYQQKGIQNIDIDDVYIGNGVSELIVMAMQALLNSGDEVLIPSPDYPLWTGAVSLSSGTPVHYVCDEQSGWFPDIDDIKAKITTNTRAIVLINPNNPTGAVYSKELLLEIIELARQHDLIIFSDEIYDKILYDEAKHISTASLADDVFLVTLSGLSKNYRVAGFRVGWMMISGDKARGRDYIAGLDMLASMRLSANVPCQHAIQTALGGYQSIDDLVKADGRLRLQRDIAWRMLDQTPGLSVVKPKGAMYCFAKVDAKAFGIKDDEQMVLDLLRQEKVLLVHGNAFNLKQGCYFRVVFLPHAEELQSAMKKIQHFFSHYRQS, encoded by the coding sequence ATGAAAAGCATTAAAAAGTCCGACAAGCTACAGGATGTGTGCTACGACATCCGAGGGCCGGTTCTTACCGAGGCACGCCGTCTGGAGGACGAGGGCGCCAAGGTACTCAAACTCAATATCGGCAATCCTGCCCCGTTTGGCTTTGATGCGCCGGACGACATTTTAAAAGACGTGATCCACAATCTGCCTACCGCGCAGGGCTATGGCGATGCCAAGGGCATCTATTCAGCCAGAGTGGCGGTAATGCAGTATTACCAGCAAAAAGGCATCCAGAACATCGATATTGACGATGTTTATATCGGTAACGGCGTCAGTGAACTCATTGTGATGGCCATGCAAGCCTTATTGAATAGCGGCGATGAGGTGCTGATCCCCAGTCCTGATTATCCGCTGTGGACCGGTGCAGTCAGCCTGTCCTCGGGCACGCCGGTGCATTATGTGTGTGACGAGCAGTCGGGTTGGTTCCCGGATATCGACGATATTAAAGCCAAGATCACCACCAATACCCGCGCAATTGTGCTAATTAACCCGAACAACCCCACCGGCGCGGTATACTCCAAAGAGCTGCTGTTGGAGATCATTGAACTGGCGCGCCAGCATGATCTCATCATCTTCAGCGATGAGATCTACGATAAAATCCTCTACGATGAGGCCAAACACATCAGTACCGCTTCACTGGCCGATGATGTCTTTCTGGTAACTTTGTCGGGCCTGTCGAAGAACTATCGGGTGGCCGGTTTTCGGGTCGGCTGGATGATGATCAGCGGTGACAAAGCCCGTGGCCGGGATTACATTGCCGGACTGGATATGCTGGCCTCCATGCGCCTGAGCGCCAATGTGCCCTGCCAGCACGCCATTCAAACGGCACTGGGCGGCTATCAGAGCATTGATGATCTGGTTAAAGCCGATGGTCGCCTGCGTTTGCAGCGGGATATCGCCTGGCGCATGCTGGATCAGACCCCCGGATTATCAGTGGTGAAACCCAAAGGCGCCATGTATTGTTTTGCCAAGGTTGACGCGAAAGCATTTGGCATCAAGGACGATGAGCAAATGGTGCTGGATCTGCTGCGACAGGAAAAGGTACTGCTGGTCCATGGCAATGCCTTTAACCTCAAACAGGGCTGTTATTTTCGTGTGGTGTTCTTACCCCATGCCGAAGAGTTACAGAGCGCCATGAAGAAAATTCAACACTTCTTCAGCCATTACCGGCAGAGCTAG
- the yfbR gene encoding 5'-deoxynucleotidase, translated as MSQSQSHFFAHLSRMKLISRWPLMRNVSKENVQEHSLQVAMVAHGLALIKNKHFGGNVDPYRIATLALFHDVSEVLTGDLPTPVKYFNPAIQKEYKKIEHIAEQKLIEMTPDDFRDHYAGLIDNSHHSDQERFLVKAADVLCAYLKTLEELSAGNHEFELAKKRLDQILKDYQSPEVDYFMQVYVPSFSLSLDEITQE; from the coding sequence ATGAGTCAGTCACAGAGCCACTTTTTCGCTCACCTCTCGCGCATGAAGCTGATCAGCCGCTGGCCGTTGATGCGTAATGTCAGCAAGGAAAATGTGCAGGAACACAGCTTACAAGTGGCCATGGTGGCCCATGGCCTGGCGCTGATCAAAAACAAACATTTCGGCGGCAATGTGGACCCATACCGCATCGCTACCCTGGCGCTGTTTCACGATGTGTCTGAAGTGCTCACCGGCGATCTGCCTACCCCGGTTAAATACTTTAACCCGGCGATTCAGAAAGAATATAAAAAAATCGAACACATCGCCGAGCAGAAACTGATTGAAATGACCCCGGATGATTTTCGCGATCATTATGCCGGGCTTATCGATAACAGTCATCACAGCGATCAAGAACGCTTCTTGGTTAAAGCGGCCGATGTGCTCTGCGCCTACTTAAAAACCCTGGAAGAACTATCGGCGGGTAATCATGAATTTGAGCTGGCTAAGAAACGTCTGGATCAAATCCTCAAGGACTACCAGTCGCCAGAAGTCGACTATTTTATGCAAGTTTATGTACCCAGTTTCTCCCTGAGTCTGGATGAAATCACGCAGGAGTGA
- a CDS encoding anti-phage deoxyguanosine triphosphatase produces MTASPWLERRHQQTARSGDLRSPFHRDKARILHSAAFRRLQAKTQVLGVGVSDFHRTRLTHSLEAAQIGHGIGELLKRKYPELTQTLALSDDLIEALCLAHDIGHPPFGHGGETALHHKMRAYGGFEGNGQTFRIVSKLEPYSPDAGMNLCRRTLLGLVKYPALLSQLENSGPVPKRLSEASPPKGLFEDDADVFDWLLTPFSDADRARFTQTQPDDVHRRTRYKSFDCSIMELADDIAYSIHDLEDAIVMGIVLKQDFEQAVIGPIEHIGDKSLNAFLPDLSEQLFSPNHYDRKNAIGALVNAFITHTEITLTDEAFESPLLRHNAALPHAYAEALGAFKHFVFEQVICAQPVRVAEYRGQQLVMALFDALTDEPEKLLPANTRQRWIKAHKEGQNPHRVIADYISGMTDEYASSLYRSLYLPPSGRHTLI; encoded by the coding sequence ATGACCGCTTCTCCCTGGCTTGAACGACGTCACCAACAAACCGCTCGAAGCGGTGATTTACGCTCGCCCTTTCATCGTGATAAAGCCAGAATCTTGCACTCTGCCGCTTTTCGGCGTCTGCAGGCCAAAACCCAGGTACTGGGCGTCGGGGTGAGCGACTTTCACCGTACCCGACTCACTCACTCGTTGGAGGCAGCCCAAATCGGTCATGGCATCGGTGAACTGTTGAAGCGCAAATACCCAGAACTTACCCAGACATTAGCGCTCAGCGACGATCTCATCGAAGCCCTGTGCCTGGCCCATGACATTGGCCACCCACCTTTCGGTCACGGCGGCGAGACGGCTTTGCATCACAAGATGCGCGCTTATGGTGGCTTTGAGGGTAACGGCCAGACCTTCCGTATTGTCAGCAAGCTCGAACCCTACAGCCCGGACGCCGGAATGAACTTGTGCCGCCGCACTCTGCTGGGGCTGGTTAAATACCCGGCCCTGTTGTCGCAACTCGAGAATTCCGGCCCCGTTCCCAAACGGCTATCTGAAGCTTCGCCGCCCAAAGGCCTGTTTGAGGATGACGCCGATGTCTTTGATTGGTTACTGACCCCATTCAGCGATGCCGACAGAGCCCGATTTACCCAAACCCAGCCTGATGACGTCCACCGACGAACCCGTTATAAGTCCTTTGATTGCTCAATCATGGAGCTGGCCGACGATATCGCCTACAGCATCCACGATTTAGAAGACGCCATTGTGATGGGTATCGTGCTTAAGCAAGATTTCGAACAGGCGGTGATCGGGCCCATCGAACACATTGGTGACAAAAGCCTGAACGCGTTTCTGCCCGATTTAAGTGAGCAGCTTTTCAGCCCCAATCACTATGATCGCAAAAACGCCATTGGCGCACTGGTAAACGCCTTTATCACTCATACCGAGATCACCCTCACCGATGAAGCATTCGAAAGCCCGCTGCTGCGTCATAATGCCGCCCTGCCCCACGCCTATGCCGAAGCTCTGGGGGCATTTAAACACTTTGTGTTTGAACAGGTGATCTGTGCTCAGCCTGTCCGTGTCGCAGAATACCGCGGCCAGCAACTGGTCATGGCACTGTTCGACGCGCTCACCGATGAGCCGGAAAAACTATTACCTGCCAACACCCGTCAACGGTGGATAAAAGCCCATAAAGAAGGGCAAAATCCTCACCGGGTTATTGCCGATTATATTTCCGGCATGACCGACGAGTATGCCTCCAGTCTCTATCGTTCACTGTATTTGCCGCCTTCCGGACGACATACGCTGATTTAA
- a CDS encoding YchJ family protein: MQCYCGSGLSFADCCEPLILGQCSPPSAEALMRSRYSAYASQNYDYILKTYSADQRAGLSAEALEEAAASSQWLALRIEATTSASQNHPEQVQFCAYYREQGQLCQLRETSNFVVEHGEWRYRDGVIAPDSGPVKWPRNQSCFCGSGLKYKRCHAR, from the coding sequence ATGCAGTGTTATTGCGGCTCTGGGCTAAGCTTCGCTGATTGTTGCGAGCCTTTGATTCTGGGGCAGTGTTCTCCACCTTCGGCCGAGGCATTGATGCGCTCCCGATACAGCGCCTATGCCAGCCAGAATTATGATTATATTTTAAAGACCTACAGTGCAGACCAAAGAGCGGGCCTGAGCGCCGAGGCACTGGAAGAAGCGGCTGCGAGCAGTCAATGGCTGGCTCTGCGCATTGAGGCCACCACTTCGGCCTCACAAAACCATCCTGAACAAGTGCAGTTTTGCGCGTACTACCGGGAGCAAGGTCAGCTCTGCCAATTACGGGAAACCTCCAACTTTGTGGTAGAGCACGGTGAGTGGCGCTATAGGGATGGTGTTATTGCCCCGGATTCCGGACCTGTCAAATGGCCACGCAACCAGAGTTGTTTTTGCGGTAGCGGCCTTAAATACAAACGCTGCCACGCACGGTAA
- a CDS encoding VC2046/SO_2500 family protein yields the protein MIPIIDSDIEFSGQLGQTLQQGHGSEFNLMLSMLMEDWLHRPRIEPSSDTPASDSVLAELSVAPQAALKAEPIHWSMEEKTGELVRQSQLSSARLWSAMHPCPMSLHNDPKHIDDEVMGNMSYPAQQRLKGQVDSSEVSQDATGLYEILQDLKPHSGLSQAA from the coding sequence ATGATTCCGATTATTGACAGTGATATTGAGTTTAGCGGCCAGTTAGGGCAAACCCTGCAACAGGGGCATGGCAGCGAATTCAATTTGATGCTGTCTATGTTGATGGAAGATTGGTTACACCGGCCAAGGATAGAGCCGAGTAGCGACACTCCCGCATCTGACTCTGTACTGGCAGAGTTATCAGTAGCCCCTCAGGCTGCGCTGAAAGCCGAACCAATACACTGGTCCATGGAGGAGAAAACGGGTGAACTGGTCCGCCAGAGCCAGTTAAGCTCGGCCAGGCTATGGTCGGCCATGCACCCTTGCCCGATGTCGCTGCACAATGATCCTAAGCATATCGATGATGAGGTGATGGGCAATATGTCCTACCCGGCTCAACAGCGGCTGAAAGGTCAGGTCGATTCTTCCGAGGTATCTCAGGATGCCACAGGCTTGTATGAGATATTGCAGGATCTCAAGCCTCATTCCGGACTGTCTCAGGCGGCCTAA
- a CDS encoding response regulator: MAALSYHNKRILIVDDQRPFLIMLRGVMNNLGATNVVIANNGETAVSSCRKEKFDIVIADLHLGSDKKNGFQLLEELRERKLISPSTLFIMVSADSERPVVLGSMEKRPDDFIIKPFSQAQINSRLSKAYQKRQTLLPIYKQISEKNYQAAADLCREFIQHNQKYKQYCLMLLVELLWLLNQNEQALSILKSLEKSQATPLPWVSVALARTYMNQGKLNDAIYAASGILNKRLFAADGLDILAQCYSNREDFEQAIEHIRKAIDTSPLSLKRQFLGCEIARAAGDWTLAKECCQAILSQTKRSVHRSVIHLCNYVRSILDEAEHADDKNQRNKLQQEAMVAIERNRRDELLTRTREAFDFEIFEELIGARINVLDGRLLDAKLTLTRTQKDIDTRFDDYPIHLAPESMTLAYSLGEYEHGNWLMAQIKDSELTEDPSTQFLVTRTERQQAQAQASYNKFSKEGRAFYAGGQYQAAYESFTKALELAPMNTGVTINLLQCMMKLFEMMEKPEPQMITRCRQLFRTLESVPLTEQYKLKFDSIKGPLQDYIRRRR, encoded by the coding sequence ATGGCGGCATTGTCTTACCACAACAAGCGTATTCTGATCGTGGACGATCAACGTCCCTTCCTGATTATGCTGCGGGGAGTCATGAACAACCTGGGTGCCACCAACGTGGTGATCGCCAACAATGGTGAAACGGCGGTCTCTTCCTGTCGCAAAGAAAAATTCGATATTGTGATCGCCGATCTGCATTTGGGCAGTGATAAGAAAAACGGCTTTCAGTTGTTGGAGGAACTCAGAGAACGAAAGCTGATCAGTCCCAGCACCCTGTTTATCATGGTCAGTGCCGACAGCGAGCGGCCTGTGGTGCTGGGCAGTATGGAAAAACGCCCCGATGACTTTATTATCAAGCCTTTTTCTCAGGCACAGATAAACAGCCGTCTGAGTAAAGCCTATCAGAAGCGTCAGACGCTGCTGCCTATCTATAAGCAGATTTCAGAAAAAAATTATCAGGCTGCCGCCGATTTGTGCCGTGAATTTATTCAGCATAATCAAAAGTACAAGCAATACTGCCTGATGTTGCTGGTGGAACTACTGTGGTTACTGAATCAAAATGAGCAGGCCCTGTCTATCCTCAAGTCACTGGAAAAGAGCCAGGCGACCCCGCTGCCCTGGGTGAGCGTGGCCCTGGCCCGTACTTATATGAACCAAGGCAAACTCAACGACGCCATTTATGCAGCCAGCGGCATTCTGAATAAACGTCTTTTTGCCGCCGACGGACTGGATATTCTGGCTCAATGCTATTCCAACAGAGAAGACTTTGAGCAAGCCATCGAGCATATTCGTAAAGCCATCGACACCTCACCGCTGTCATTAAAACGCCAGTTTCTGGGCTGCGAAATTGCCCGGGCTGCTGGTGACTGGACTCTGGCTAAAGAATGCTGTCAGGCCATCTTAAGTCAGACCAAGCGCTCTGTGCACCGCAGCGTCATCCACCTGTGTAATTATGTGCGCAGTATACTGGATGAGGCCGAGCACGCCGATGATAAGAACCAGCGCAACAAGCTTCAGCAAGAAGCCATGGTAGCCATTGAGCGTAACCGCCGCGACGAGTTGTTAACTCGCACCCGGGAAGCCTTCGACTTTGAGATTTTCGAGGAGTTAATCGGTGCTCGCATCAATGTCCTCGATGGAAGACTGCTGGACGCCAAGCTGACACTCACTCGAACTCAGAAAGACATTGACACCCGTTTTGATGATTACCCTATTCACCTGGCTCCTGAGTCGATGACTCTGGCCTATTCTCTGGGTGAATACGAGCATGGCAACTGGTTAATGGCCCAGATAAAGGACTCTGAACTGACAGAGGATCCCAGTACCCAGTTTCTGGTCACCCGCACCGAGCGCCAGCAAGCCCAGGCGCAGGCCAGCTACAATAAATTTAGCAAGGAAGGTCGCGCCTTCTACGCAGGCGGTCAATACCAGGCCGCATACGAAAGCTTTACCAAGGCGCTGGAGCTCGCCCCTATGAACACCGGCGTGACCATCAACCTGTTGCAGTGCATGATGAAGCTGTTCGAAATGATGGAGAAACCAGAGCCTCAGATGATCACTCGCTGTCGTCAGTTATTCCGCACCCTGGAAAGTGTTCCGCTCACCGAGCAATACAAACTCAAGTTCGACAGTATCAAAGGCCCACTGCAAGACTACATTCGACGCCGACGTTAA
- a CDS encoding glutathione S-transferase family protein produces MGLLVEGRWQDKWYDTDKNGGKFKRQESQFRHTVSDNGPFRPESDRYHLFLSLACPWAHRALILRKLKGLEAHIDISIVSPDMLENGWEFSDYPGSTGDKLYGLDYMHQLYTKAKPDYTGRVTVPVLWDKARQTIVNNESSEIVRIFNSDFNTLTDNKLDFYPAELQPAIDKVNDWVYHRINNGVYKTGFATTQEAYEEAFGELFEGLDYVEQILAEQRYLVKGQLTEADWRLFTTLVRFDPVYVGHFKCNRQRIADYPNLSNYLRELYQHPGIAETVNLDQIKRHYYYSHTMINPTQVIPKGPELDWQRPHNRADKPI; encoded by the coding sequence ATGGGATTATTAGTTGAAGGGCGGTGGCAGGATAAGTGGTACGATACCGATAAGAACGGCGGCAAGTTTAAGCGCCAGGAGTCACAGTTTCGCCATACTGTCAGTGATAACGGTCCCTTCAGGCCGGAGTCAGACCGTTACCATTTGTTCTTGTCTTTGGCGTGTCCCTGGGCTCACCGAGCGTTGATTTTGAGAAAGCTGAAAGGTCTGGAAGCACATATCGATATCTCCATTGTTTCCCCCGACATGCTGGAGAACGGCTGGGAATTCAGTGATTACCCGGGGAGCACTGGCGATAAGCTTTATGGTTTGGATTACATGCATCAGCTGTATACCAAAGCCAAACCCGATTACACAGGACGAGTGACGGTACCCGTGCTTTGGGATAAAGCGAGGCAAACCATCGTTAACAATGAATCGTCCGAGATCGTGCGTATTTTTAATTCCGACTTCAATACTCTCACGGATAACAAGCTGGATTTTTACCCTGCCGAGCTGCAACCAGCCATCGACAAGGTCAACGATTGGGTGTATCACCGCATCAATAATGGCGTTTACAAAACCGGCTTCGCCACGACTCAGGAGGCTTATGAAGAGGCCTTTGGAGAATTATTTGAAGGGTTGGATTATGTGGAGCAGATACTGGCTGAGCAACGCTATCTGGTGAAGGGACAGCTAACAGAAGCCGACTGGCGGCTTTTTACCACCCTGGTGCGCTTCGATCCTGTGTATGTGGGCCACTTTAAATGCAACCGACAGCGGATCGCCGATTATCCAAATCTGTCCAACTACTTGAGAGAGTTGTATCAGCATCCCGGTATTGCAGAAACCGTCAATCTGGATCAGATCAAACGGCATTATTACTACAGCCACACGATGATCAATCCAACTCAAGTCATTCCTAAGGGGCCGGAGTTAGATTGGCAGCGTCCGCATAACCGGGCCGACAAGCCCATTTAA
- the lhgO gene encoding L-2-hydroxyglutarate oxidase codes for MKRSYDLTIIGGGIIGTALAWRLSQRYPRKRVVLLEKESEVALHQTGRNSGVIHAGVYYPPDSLKARYCRQGLKEVIAFCRQQQIPYAQPGKLIVATSEQEVQRLEKLWFRCQDNGLQPQWVDAYELHRMEANISGKAAIRVKDTGIVDYARVARRMLELAQKNGVEVRFSAQVQGLDEGSQGVTVKTNEEVIQTERLVNCAGLMTDRLARMMGLEPDFQIIPFRGEYFRLPKRLNQICRHLIYPVPDPSLPFLGVHLTRMIDGSVTVGPNAVLAAGREAYQWRRFSGTDCMQMATFGGFWRLMGRYWQSGLEEMKNSLWTSGYLQQVRKYCPQIQRRDLQPYPSGIRAQAVNAKGEMLHDFHFLQTERSLHVGNAPSPAATSSIPIADALIQKLVGDGEQHF; via the coding sequence GTGAAGCGGTCTTATGACCTGACTATTATCGGCGGCGGTATCATAGGTACGGCTCTGGCCTGGCGTCTGAGTCAGCGTTACCCCCGAAAACGTGTAGTATTGTTGGAGAAAGAATCTGAGGTGGCGCTGCATCAGACCGGGCGTAACTCCGGTGTTATTCATGCCGGAGTCTATTATCCGCCTGACAGCTTAAAGGCACGGTATTGTCGTCAGGGGCTGAAGGAAGTTATCGCGTTTTGTCGTCAGCAACAGATTCCTTACGCTCAGCCCGGTAAATTGATCGTCGCCACCAGCGAGCAAGAAGTTCAGCGCCTTGAAAAGCTGTGGTTTCGTTGTCAGGACAATGGCTTGCAGCCGCAGTGGGTGGACGCCTATGAACTTCACCGAATGGAAGCGAACATTAGCGGAAAAGCCGCGATAAGAGTCAAAGATACCGGTATTGTGGATTACGCCCGTGTCGCCCGGCGAATGCTGGAACTGGCGCAGAAAAACGGTGTTGAGGTCCGTTTTTCCGCTCAGGTGCAGGGACTGGATGAAGGAAGCCAGGGTGTCACTGTAAAAACGAATGAAGAGGTCATCCAGACGGAACGGCTGGTGAATTGTGCCGGACTGATGACCGACCGCCTGGCGCGTATGATGGGGCTCGAACCGGATTTTCAGATAATTCCTTTTCGCGGAGAATACTTTCGGTTGCCGAAGCGTCTGAACCAGATCTGTCGGCACCTGATCTATCCGGTGCCGGATCCCTCACTGCCTTTCCTTGGGGTACATCTGACCCGAATGATCGACGGTTCGGTCACGGTGGGGCCTAATGCGGTATTGGCCGCCGGACGAGAAGCTTACCAGTGGCGGCGATTTAGCGGCACGGATTGCATGCAAATGGCCACGTTTGGAGGCTTTTGGCGTTTGATGGGGCGTTACTGGCAAAGTGGTCTTGAAGAGATGAAAAACTCGCTTTGGACATCAGGCTATTTACAACAAGTCCGTAAATACTGCCCGCAAATTCAACGGCGGGACTTGCAACCATACCCCAGCGGTATCCGGGCTCAGGCAGTCAATGCTAAAGGCGAGATGCTGCATGATTTTCACTTTTTGCAGACGGAGCGCAGCCTGCATGTTGGTAACGCGCCGTCACCGGCAGCCACCTCGTCCATTCCTATTGCCGATGCACTGATCCAAAAGCTTGTTGGTGACGGGGAGCAACATTTCTAA
- a CDS encoding DUF6279 family lipoprotein → MTFKRLFVAAAMVLTLAGCSTTFVYNNLDWLVHWYLDDYVDLDRQQKREFDQKMSQWLDWHQQQELPQYRAQLKQLREQLNQGAMTEPQWLEHFEQARGHWERLRDTLVPDLVPLARTLSDKQIASIFKELEGNDRERREERAEQLEGLNQQEIFEVRYQEVVEDLERWVGELHDAQIEPVKVYQSRYRSTFEPWMAYRQRWRDAVKKLLIEHRSEPDFKRRFVEVMTRVEQFQGDELPRLREVNRQHYAHLLAQLLPGLDDKQRSHLNRELSELIGDINSMHEE, encoded by the coding sequence ATGACATTCAAGCGATTATTTGTGGCGGCGGCGATGGTTCTGACCCTCGCTGGTTGTTCAACCACTTTTGTCTATAACAACCTGGATTGGTTGGTGCACTGGTATCTTGACGACTATGTGGATCTGGACCGGCAGCAGAAGCGTGAATTTGACCAGAAGATGAGTCAATGGTTGGACTGGCACCAACAGCAGGAGTTGCCTCAGTACCGGGCTCAGTTAAAGCAGCTGCGTGAGCAGCTAAACCAGGGTGCAATGACCGAACCACAGTGGCTGGAGCATTTTGAGCAGGCCAGGGGGCATTGGGAGCGACTAAGAGATACCCTGGTGCCCGACTTGGTGCCTCTGGCCAGAACATTATCCGATAAACAGATAGCGTCAATTTTTAAAGAATTAGAGGGCAATGATCGCGAACGTCGGGAAGAACGGGCGGAACAGCTGGAAGGACTCAATCAGCAGGAAATCTTTGAAGTTCGTTACCAGGAAGTGGTTGAGGATTTAGAGCGTTGGGTCGGTGAGTTGCATGATGCTCAGATTGAACCGGTAAAAGTTTATCAGAGCCGTTATCGCTCCACCTTTGAACCCTGGATGGCTTACCGCCAGCGCTGGCGTGATGCGGTAAAAAAACTATTAATAGAACACCGTTCAGAGCCAGACTTTAAGCGTCGCTTTGTAGAGGTGATGACTCGGGTCGAGCAATTTCAGGGCGATGAACTGCCTCGGCTAAGAGAGGTCAATCGTCAACACTATGCCCATCTTCTGGCTCAGTTGCTGCCAGGTCTCGATGACAAACAACGCAGCCATCTGAACCGGGAGTTATCTGAGCTGATTGGCGATATCAACAGCATGCATGAGGAATAA
- a CDS encoding 6-phosphofructokinase, which produces MGIKTIAVLTSGGDAPGMNAAIRAVVLAGHHYNLNVLGYQHGYIGLMEQEYQPLTPGDVYNIIQRGGTLLKSARCEPFKTEAGAQQAADNLQQAGVDALIVIGGDGSFRGAEHLSHFWDGQVIGLPGTIDNDVFGTDATIGYYTAIDTALENIDRVRDTADAFERIFLIEVMGRHAGFIGLSAAVGSGAEQVLLPELCEQEQIDIDALTRHIQKAQKIRGKCSYIVIVSENLWPGGANALAEDLNRRTGIECRPVILGHVQRGGSPVSLDRMLASKLGAYAVEAALAGKSGIMLGEQNAKVCEVPLAQTWSQRKPLDPYLVRIQTEMFDLLSTEA; this is translated from the coding sequence ATGGGCATTAAAACCATCGCCGTGCTCACCTCGGGCGGGGACGCCCCCGGTATGAACGCCGCTATTCGGGCCGTGGTGCTGGCCGGCCACCATTACAACCTCAACGTATTAGGTTACCAGCACGGCTATATCGGCCTGATGGAACAAGAGTACCAGCCTCTAACACCAGGCGATGTGTATAACATCATTCAACGCGGAGGCACCCTGTTAAAAAGCGCCCGCTGCGAACCCTTCAAGACCGAAGCGGGGGCGCAGCAGGCGGCCGACAATCTTCAGCAGGCTGGGGTGGATGCCTTAATCGTGATTGGTGGCGATGGTTCCTTCCGTGGTGCGGAACACTTAAGCCATTTCTGGGACGGTCAGGTTATCGGCCTGCCGGGGACCATCGACAATGACGTTTTTGGAACCGACGCCACTATCGGCTACTACACGGCTATTGATACTGCACTGGAGAATATTGATCGGGTACGGGACACCGCCGATGCCTTTGAACGGATTTTTCTGATTGAAGTGATGGGCCGTCATGCCGGCTTTATTGGCCTAAGTGCCGCAGTAGGCTCTGGCGCCGAACAGGTGCTGTTACCCGAACTGTGCGAACAGGAACAAATCGACATTGACGCCCTCACCCGCCATATCCAAAAGGCGCAGAAAATTCGTGGTAAATGCAGTTATATCGTTATCGTGTCAGAGAATCTTTGGCCGGGCGGCGCCAATGCACTGGCCGAAGATCTCAACCGGCGCACCGGCATTGAGTGCCGCCCGGTTATTCTGGGCCATGTTCAGCGAGGCGGCTCACCGGTGAGTCTGGATCGTATGTTAGCTTCCAAGCTGGGAGCCTATGCCGTCGAGGCCGCATTGGCAGGTAAAAGTGGCATTATGCTGGGCGAACAAAATGCCAAAGTTTGCGAAGTGCCCCTGGCACAAACCTGGAGTCAACGAAAGCCATTGGATCCCTATCTGGTGCGCATTCAAACTGAGATGTTTGATCTGCTGTCTACCGAGGCTTAG
- a CDS encoding LytR/AlgR family response regulator transcription factor, translated as MANSIKTLIVDDEPLARRGLAVRLSDFDDIELVAECQNGHQAIEAIHKYRPDLMFLDIQMPGLNGFQVLQSLQSVQGKLPLVVFVTAYDSYAIKAFEVHALDYLLKPIEEGRLQAAVDKVRQRMSELGESHHTQRLAELVAEMTGDDCEAILHRLAEGEPLNPYPEILAIKDGSETTRVPVKQVQWVDAAGDYMCVHTTDGTHIMRKTMKELEQELDPRTFVRVHRSAIVNIRYVSKLVSHVSGEYHLVLSNGTELKVSRSHRDRVKSLIGR; from the coding sequence ATGGCAAATAGCATTAAGACGTTGATTGTGGACGATGAGCCTCTGGCCCGACGGGGGCTGGCAGTCAGGCTGAGCGACTTTGATGACATTGAGCTGGTGGCGGAGTGTCAGAATGGTCATCAGGCGATTGAAGCGATTCATAAATATCGTCCGGATCTGATGTTTTTAGATATTCAGATGCCGGGACTCAATGGGTTTCAGGTACTGCAGTCACTACAATCCGTTCAGGGCAAGCTGCCACTGGTGGTGTTTGTCACCGCCTACGACTCCTACGCCATTAAGGCATTTGAGGTGCACGCGCTGGATTATCTGCTAAAGCCCATCGAAGAAGGGCGGTTGCAGGCCGCGGTCGATAAGGTGCGTCAGCGGATGAGCGAACTGGGTGAGAGTCATCATACTCAGCGCCTAGCCGAGTTAGTAGCGGAGATGACGGGCGATGATTGCGAAGCTATTCTGCATCGGCTGGCGGAAGGTGAACCACTTAATCCGTACCCTGAGATCCTCGCCATTAAGGATGGCAGTGAGACGACCCGGGTGCCGGTCAAGCAGGTGCAATGGGTTGATGCTGCCGGCGACTACATGTGTGTGCATACCACCGATGGCACCCATATTATGCGAAAGACCATGAAAGAGTTGGAGCAGGAGTTGGACCCACGTACCTTTGTACGGGTCCATCGCTCGGCTATTGTGAATATCCGCTACGTGTCAAAACTGGTGAGTCATGTCAGTGGCGAATACCATCTGGTGCTTAGCAATGGCACGGAATTAAAAGTTTCCCGCAGCCATCGCGATCGCGTAAAGAGCCTGATTGGTCGTTAA